One genomic window of Candidatus Bathyarchaeota archaeon includes the following:
- the pth2 gene encoding peptidyl-tRNA hydrolase Pth2 — MSQEEFEYKQVIAVRTDLKMGKGKLAAQVGHAAVSAAEEARKRRSEWWQAWLREGQCKVAVKVKNLAELLELQKEAVGMKLPHSLIIDRGLTQLPPSTVTCLGIGPAPSIQIDKITGKLPLL, encoded by the coding sequence ATGTCACAAGAAGAGTTCGAATACAAACAAGTGATAGCGGTAAGAACAGACCTGAAGATGGGTAAAGGCAAACTGGCAGCACAGGTAGGGCATGCAGCGGTTTCCGCCGCTGAAGAAGCTAGAAAGAGGCGCTCCGAATGGTGGCAGGCATGGTTGAGGGAAGGACAATGCAAAGTAGCTGTAAAAGTGAAAAATCTAGCCGAACTGTTAGAGCTTCAAAAAGAAGCAGTAGGGATGAAACTTCCCCACAGCCTCATTATAGATCGAGGATTAACACAACTCCCCCCAAGCACCGTGACATGTCTAGGCATTGGGCCAGCACCCTCTATACAAATTGACAAAATAACGGGGAAACTACCGCTTCTATGA
- the aspS gene encoding aspartate--tRNA(Asn) ligase — protein sequence MELDPLEDWRKTQYTTDIKPELDGTEVIVLGWVQEIRDLGAIKFIILQDRKGTVQITIPKKKARKEILEKANSLQTQYCIGVKGMVKKTKMTQRGFEIIPTKMRILGIAQHPLPFDVTGKTPASIDTRLNARVLDLSQEENRAIWNIQHTTLTTLRRFLSEKDFIEVYTPRIIATATEGGAALFSVNYFDQEAYLAQSPQLYKEELTLCFEKIFEVGPFFRAEESHTRRHLSEFISIDIEQAFATADDVMILLEQTLHYICETVKRNCQKELEILKHEVDVPELPSKRFAYTQILNELKKEGIEIPWGEDIPTPAYRTLGKLHPYFYFITEWPTKSKPFYIKPHDDNPEVSEGFDFMWKWMELASGGTRVHSKTLLMKRLKEQGLNPKSFKHHLQVFDYGLPPHAGWAAGLERVLMMLTGKRNIREVVLFPRDRTRLTP from the coding sequence ATGGAACTTGACCCGCTAGAGGACTGGCGAAAAACACAATACACTACAGACATAAAGCCAGAACTTGATGGGACAGAAGTCATTGTTTTAGGTTGGGTTCAAGAAATCCGAGATCTAGGCGCCATAAAATTCATAATCCTTCAAGATCGAAAAGGAACCGTGCAAATAACTATCCCAAAGAAAAAAGCAAGAAAGGAAATCTTAGAGAAAGCAAACTCTCTGCAAACGCAATACTGCATCGGCGTAAAAGGCATGGTGAAGAAGACGAAAATGACCCAGCGAGGCTTCGAAATAATCCCAACCAAAATGAGAATTCTAGGAATAGCACAGCATCCGCTACCTTTCGATGTAACTGGCAAAACTCCTGCTTCTATAGACACGCGATTGAACGCTCGAGTCCTAGACCTTTCTCAAGAGGAAAATCGGGCAATTTGGAACATCCAGCACACGACGTTGACCACCCTTCGCAGGTTTCTTTCAGAAAAAGATTTCATAGAAGTCTACACACCGAGAATCATTGCAACCGCAACTGAAGGTGGAGCCGCCCTTTTCTCCGTAAACTATTTCGACCAAGAAGCCTATTTGGCGCAGAGCCCACAACTATACAAAGAAGAGCTAACTTTGTGTTTCGAGAAGATTTTTGAAGTTGGACCCTTTTTTAGGGCTGAAGAGTCTCACACACGGAGACATTTGAGCGAGTTTATCTCAATAGATATAGAACAGGCTTTCGCTACCGCAGACGACGTAATGATACTGCTTGAACAAACTTTGCATTACATCTGTGAAACCGTGAAGAGGAATTGCCAAAAGGAGCTTGAAATCCTGAAACACGAAGTAGATGTCCCCGAATTACCCTCAAAACGCTTTGCTTACACTCAAATTCTAAATGAACTGAAGAAAGAAGGGATAGAAATCCCATGGGGTGAAGATATCCCAACGCCTGCTTACCGAACTCTAGGCAAACTTCATCCTTACTTCTACTTCATAACTGAGTGGCCTACGAAATCCAAACCGTTCTACATCAAACCACATGATGATAACCCTGAGGTCAGTGAAGGATTCGACTTCATGTGGAAATGGATGGAGCTGGCCTCCGGAGGAACACGCGTTCACTCAAAAACCCTCTTAATGAAACGCCTGAAAGAACAAGGATTAAACCCAAAATCCTTCAAGCACCATTTACAAGTTTTTGACTATGGACTGCCTCCGCACGCAGGATGGGCAGCTGGCCTAGAAAGGGTGCTGATGATGTTGACAGGCAAACGGAACATTCGGGAAGTTGTTTTATTCCCCAGAGACCGCACCAGACTCACCCCATGA
- a CDS encoding Lrp/AsnC family transcriptional regulator, with the protein MSEEVVLTGRPVRLLRMLYERGKIITTYTLRIKQNDLAAQLGISRQALNVHLRKLRDQGYIRTGRGFIDVTEKGLTLLGISANPAFVFLKISPLKRKEAYEEIFQFPIQRVFRVAGDVDALLVIQQENLDIALKKLANVDGVLDTRTYITIQTLK; encoded by the coding sequence TTGAGCGAAGAGGTTGTTCTTACTGGGCGTCCTGTGCGGCTGCTTCGTATGCTTTACGAAAGGGGTAAAATAATAACGACTTACACTTTACGAATTAAGCAAAACGATTTGGCGGCACAGCTCGGGATAAGCCGCCAAGCCCTAAATGTGCACTTGCGCAAACTTCGAGATCAAGGTTACATTCGTACAGGTAGAGGTTTCATAGATGTTACCGAAAAAGGCTTAACCCTTCTAGGAATCTCAGCAAATCCTGCTTTTGTCTTTCTTAAAATCTCTCCTTTGAAACGAAAGGAAGCTTATGAGGAAATTTTCCAATTCCCAATTCAACGTGTCTTTCGTGTGGCAGGTGACGTGGACGCCCTTCTGGTTATTCAACAAGAAAATCTAGATATAGCCCTGAAGAAACTGGCAAATGTGGACGGGGTTTTAGACACAAGAACTTATATCACTATTCAAACGTTAAAATGA
- the sucC gene encoding ADP-forming succinate--CoA ligase subunit beta yields MKLFEHEAKTILAKYKIPIPRGELATSPTQAKEAASQLNAPYAVKAQVLVAGRGKAGGIQFANTLEELEGIAARILSMEIKGLNVRSVWIEEKVKVKKELYFGITIDRPRCCYVAVASTAGGVDIEEVAANTPEKIIKIFIDPVLGFRSYHARQMVGKMGYSGKSMLKLATIFQKLYKVTLEYDAELIEMNPIVEAIDGQFVAADARIIIDDNALFRHPEYKARLLSEDKTELTPEEIDARKADLAYVKLNGNIGIMGNGAGLVMATLDAVQLYGGKPANFLDVGGGASEEQIVKALNILLVDPQASVVFINILGGITRCDDVARGILGAKKKADFIKPIVIRLVGTNEEEGRRILVEAGIHVLDSMEEAAKKAVEMSKRE; encoded by the coding sequence ATGAAACTCTTTGAGCATGAAGCAAAAACAATTCTAGCAAAATATAAAATTCCTATCCCCCGTGGTGAATTAGCCACCTCTCCAACCCAAGCAAAGGAAGCTGCTTCTCAGCTAAATGCCCCTTATGCTGTTAAGGCTCAAGTGCTTGTTGCTGGGAGAGGCAAAGCCGGTGGAATCCAGTTTGCCAACACGTTGGAAGAACTTGAGGGGATTGCTGCGAGAATTTTAAGCATGGAAATAAAAGGCCTTAATGTTAGAAGCGTCTGGATAGAGGAAAAAGTCAAAGTGAAAAAGGAGCTTTACTTCGGCATCACAATCGACCGCCCTCGATGCTGCTATGTGGCCGTCGCATCTACTGCAGGGGGGGTGGACATAGAAGAAGTCGCAGCCAATACACCTGAAAAGATAATCAAAATATTTATCGACCCAGTTCTAGGCTTTCGAAGTTATCATGCCCGACAGATGGTAGGCAAGATGGGATACTCGGGAAAATCAATGTTAAAGCTTGCAACGATCTTTCAAAAACTTTACAAGGTTACCCTGGAGTATGACGCTGAACTAATTGAAATGAACCCCATAGTTGAAGCCATTGATGGACAGTTTGTTGCAGCGGACGCTCGAATTATAATCGACGATAACGCTCTTTTCCGTCACCCTGAATATAAGGCTCGGTTGCTTTCAGAAGACAAGACTGAACTGACGCCTGAAGAAATAGATGCTCGAAAAGCAGACTTGGCTTATGTGAAGCTGAATGGTAATATTGGAATAATGGGGAATGGAGCAGGCTTAGTGATGGCTACCCTAGATGCCGTGCAGCTTTACGGCGGCAAACCTGCTAACTTCCTTGATGTTGGCGGAGGTGCTTCTGAAGAGCAAATAGTGAAGGCTCTCAACATTCTCTTAGTAGATCCCCAAGCATCTGTAGTTTTCATTAACATTCTGGGGGGCATCACCCGTTGCGACGACGTTGCTAGAGGAATCTTGGGGGCAAAGAAGAAAGCCGACTTCATAAAACCTATAGTGATACGGTTGGTGGGCACAAATGAGGAAGAAGGTCGCCGCATACTAGTAGAAGCTGGAATTCATGTTCTAGATAGTATGGAGGAAGCCGCGAAAAAAGCAGTGGAAATGTCCAAGAGAGAGTGA
- a CDS encoding NAD(P)/FAD-dependent oxidoreductase — MSSDVVVVGAGPTGSFSALQAAKLGAQVTIFEEHGKVGVPSHCTGHLSLAGIRRFDLRLPKNVFENEIKSAVFYSSSGYKFVVRFASPVTCVVNRALFDQHLSNMALKAGAKIVNNTHVDSLLIEKGTVRGIIFKKKKRTKKLVSKVVIDAEGVSSSLLKRAGLPSLNSRTIVNGVQAEVDKINNIDNDTVEVFLSRNFATGFFAWIVPRRDGTAKVGLGTERGNPRECLRHFVNHNPIARQRLKRSHVTNLAYHPISLGGPIPRTFYDGLLVVGDTASQVKPTTGGGVVMGLTCAEIAGKVVARAVRHKDFSANFLAEYERRWKKKIGFDMMAMKRLRTMLNSFSDKQLDQLITLCTRLRLDESLKTVRDVDFQGTSLIRIAKSPRILATALYFLIASFF; from the coding sequence GTGAGCTCTGACGTAGTAGTTGTTGGCGCTGGCCCAACCGGTTCTTTTTCTGCCTTGCAAGCAGCAAAACTAGGCGCCCAAGTTACTATTTTCGAGGAACACGGTAAAGTTGGAGTGCCTTCGCACTGCACAGGCCACCTAAGCCTTGCAGGTATAAGACGATTTGATCTCCGTTTGCCGAAAAACGTCTTTGAGAACGAGATTAAATCAGCTGTCTTCTATTCTTCTTCTGGATACAAATTTGTGGTTCGATTTGCCTCTCCCGTGACTTGTGTTGTTAACAGGGCGCTTTTTGACCAGCATCTTTCGAATATGGCTTTAAAAGCTGGCGCTAAAATTGTAAATAACACTCACGTGGATTCTCTTTTGATTGAAAAGGGCACAGTCAGGGGCATTATTTTCAAAAAAAAGAAAAGAACCAAAAAGCTTGTGTCTAAGGTTGTAATTGATGCGGAAGGTGTGTCCTCAAGTCTTCTAAAGCGAGCAGGACTGCCTTCACTTAATAGTCGTACGATAGTTAATGGAGTACAAGCGGAAGTTGACAAGATTAATAACATCGACAACGACACAGTTGAAGTTTTTTTAAGCCGCAACTTCGCCACTGGCTTCTTCGCTTGGATAGTCCCGCGACGTGATGGCACCGCGAAGGTTGGCTTGGGAACAGAAAGAGGTAATCCTCGGGAGTGTTTACGCCATTTTGTCAATCACAACCCGATTGCCCGTCAAAGGCTCAAGCGGAGCCATGTTACAAACCTTGCCTACCATCCTATTTCGTTAGGTGGTCCAATTCCCCGAACGTTCTATGATGGGTTGCTGGTTGTAGGGGACACGGCTTCACAGGTTAAACCTACTACAGGTGGAGGTGTTGTTATGGGATTGACCTGCGCGGAAATTGCAGGTAAGGTTGTTGCCCGAGCTGTTCGCCACAAAGATTTTTCAGCAAACTTTCTCGCTGAATATGAACGTCGATGGAAAAAGAAGATAGGTTTTGATATGATGGCAATGAAACGTCTGCGTACAATGCTTAACAGTTTCTCAGACAAACAACTCGACCAACTCATCACTCTTTGCACGCGGCTGAGGTTAGATGAGAGTTTGAAGACTGTGAGAGACGTTGATTTTCAAGGTACTTCATTGATTCGCATAGCTAAAAGCCCAAGGATTTTAGCGACAGCATTATATTTCTTAATAGCTTCGTTCTTCTAA
- a CDS encoding chorismate-binding protein codes for MAKCPKCGKEIAKPRKTWKMAGRPDKQGKRLELEIGLFDCPKCGVFRKALSKRKI; via the coding sequence CCTAAATGCGGAAAAGAGATTGCTAAGCCCAGAAAAACTTGGAAAATGGCAGGGCGCCCTGACAAGCAAGGCAAAAGACTTGAACTCGAAATTGGTCTTTTCGACTGTCCCAAATGCGGCGTCTTCCGTAAAGCACTGAGTAAAAGAAAAATCTAG
- the truD gene encoding tRNA pseudouridine(13) synthase TruD — MKVPTIEKQLGIETFVTKTRGIGGVIRQMPEDFMVEEVLVDGSKAELKPKLRGQVTGEGRYLICLLVKLNWDTLLAARKIAKQLGISERRVRIAGIKDKKALTAQHISIENINLRQLRRIRVDDIHVYPLRYSPNMIFPHMSFGNTFHIAIRNISHSNAVVQERMSDMVNELRVLGGIPNFFGHQRFGTIRPITHLVGKALARDDLERAALLFLAESSPYEHPQSREARQRLQETRDFKEVINVFPRWLLYERLMLAHLVKHPKNFAGAFRRLPQRLCRLFLQAYQSYIFNRFLSQRLLRKIPINEPQLGDYVVKTDSHGLPIRSYIKATHEKLEDLRKKVKKGEMYVAIPLIGFKQTSSEGLQGEIEHSILESEKITQANFYVSSAPEMSAAGDLRAIMTPIINLNADKPVKDESNLRKKELRISFTLHRGCYATVVLREFMKPRNMIKAGF, encoded by the coding sequence TTGAAAGTTCCAACAATTGAAAAACAGTTGGGCATTGAAACTTTCGTCACAAAGACTCGTGGCATAGGTGGCGTAATACGGCAGATGCCTGAAGACTTTATGGTTGAAGAGGTGCTTGTCGACGGTTCAAAGGCAGAGCTAAAGCCAAAGCTGCGGGGTCAAGTAACAGGGGAAGGACGTTACCTGATTTGTTTGCTCGTCAAACTAAACTGGGACACGTTGCTGGCGGCAAGAAAAATCGCTAAGCAATTAGGTATCAGTGAGCGGCGTGTGAGAATTGCAGGAATAAAAGATAAAAAAGCCTTAACCGCTCAGCACATCAGCATCGAAAATATAAATTTGAGACAGCTAAGACGCATACGAGTAGACGATATTCATGTGTATCCTCTCCGTTATTCGCCAAACATGATTTTTCCCCACATGTCATTCGGCAACACATTCCATATAGCAATAAGAAACATCAGCCATAGTAACGCAGTCGTTCAAGAAAGAATGTCTGACATGGTAAACGAGTTACGCGTCTTAGGGGGCATTCCGAATTTCTTTGGACACCAACGTTTTGGCACTATTCGACCTATTACCCATTTGGTTGGCAAAGCCTTAGCGCGTGATGATTTGGAAAGGGCAGCGCTACTGTTTCTCGCCGAGTCAAGCCCCTATGAGCATCCCCAATCGAGAGAAGCGAGACAGAGATTGCAAGAGACTAGAGACTTTAAGGAGGTAATCAATGTTTTTCCACGATGGTTATTGTATGAACGATTAATGTTGGCTCACTTGGTTAAGCATCCGAAAAACTTTGCGGGCGCTTTCAGAAGGCTGCCCCAGCGTTTGTGCAGGCTCTTTCTTCAAGCATACCAGTCATACATCTTCAACCGATTTCTCAGCCAACGCCTACTACGTAAGATTCCAATTAACGAACCACAACTCGGTGATTACGTTGTGAAAACCGACAGCCATGGCTTGCCAATCAGAAGCTACATAAAGGCCACACATGAGAAGCTTGAAGATTTACGAAAAAAAGTAAAAAAAGGTGAGATGTACGTCGCAATTCCCTTAATAGGGTTCAAGCAAACCTCTTCAGAGGGCCTGCAAGGCGAAATAGAGCACTCCATACTTGAAAGTGAAAAAATAACTCAAGCGAATTTCTACGTCTCTTCTGCGCCAGAGATGAGTGCAGCTGGCGACCTTCGAGCTATTATGACACCTATAATAAATCTTAACGCAGATAAACCAGTCAAAGACGAGTCAAATCTGCGCAAGAAGGAACTGAGAATTAGTTTTACTCTGCATCGTGGCTGTTACGCAACTGTGGTCTTACGTGAATTTATGAAGCCACGCAACATGATAAAAGCTGGGTTTTAG